The genomic region GTCACGATCGGCAACGCTCTGCGCCGCATCCTGCTGTCGTCGCTGGAGGGCTATGCCATCACGTCGGTACGTACCAGCAGCGTTCTGCACGAGTTTATGACTATTGAAGGTGTGATTGAGGATATGTCCGAAATCATTCTGAACCTGAAACAGGTTCGCTTCAAAAAGGTGAGCGACGCCATTGAGGATAAAATCACGGTGCGCATCAAAGGTCAGGAAACTTTCTCGGCGGGTGATATTAATAACTTCACCAGCGGTTTCCAGGTCCTAAATCCGGATCTGGTGATTTGCCACGTTGATCCGGGTACGGAACTCGAGTTTGAGTTCACGATTCAGAAAGGCCGTGGTTATGTGCCAGCTGAGGAAAACAAACCAACTGACCAGGTTTTCGGCCAGATTGCTATTGATGCGATTTTCACGCCTATCAAAAACGTGAAATATAGCATCGAGAATACCCGTGTAGAACAGAAAACGGACTACGAGCGTTTGTTGGTTGAGATTCAGACCGATGGCTCTATCCATCCGGAGGAAGCGTTGAAAGGCGCTGCCAACATTTTGATCCAGCATTTCATGCTGTTTTCTGACAATACAATGACTTTCGAATCGGCTAAGCCTGAGGAAGAAGAAACTGTAGATGAGGAGACGCTGCATATGCGCAAGGTTCTGAAGACGCCATTGGCAGACATGGACCTAAGCGTACGTGCTTACAATTGCCTCAAGGCCGCTGACATCAAAACGCTAGGCGATTTGGTGCAGCTGGACATGAGTGACATGATGAAGTTCCGCAACTTCGGTAAGAAATCGTTGACAGAATTGGAAAACCTCGTAGAGGAGAAAGGTCTGACCTTTGGGATGGATCTTGGCAAATATCGCCTCGACGAAGATTAGTATTGAATAGCCGAATGGCTGAACTGCTGCATGGTTGCTCAATGAGCATACCACCAACGGTTCGGCCATTCGGCTGTTTACTTGTTACAGAACACACTTTTTTTAACCAGTGAGCCCTGAGGGACGTCGGTACTAATGTGGAGGCAGCAACACTGCTTACCCGCCGTGGCCGGCATCCGCAAGCTTACATTTTCTCTTTTTTATGCGTCACGGTAAATCCATCAACCACCTGGGTCGTACTACGTCCCACCGCAACGCGATGCTGTCGAACATGGCAGTTTCGCTGATTCAGTACAAGCGTTTGACTACGACGGTAGCCAAAGCAAAGGCACTGCGCCAGTTCGTAGAGCCGTTGCTGACTAAAGCCAAAAACGACACGACGCACTCCCGCCGTACTGTATTTGCTACTCTGCAAAACAAAGAAGCCATCAAAGAACTGTTCGGCGATGTAGCTGCTAAGATTGGTAGCCGTCCCGGTGGTTACACTCGCATCATTAAGCTGAGCCAGAACCGTCTGGGTGATAATGCTGAAGTGTGCATCATCGAGCTGGTTGACTACAACGAAACGCTGTTGGAAGCTAAGAATGCTGGTGAAGCAAAAACTACTACCCGTCGTTCGCGTCGTGGTGGCAAGAAGGCTGCTGACGCAACTAGCGCTACCGAAGTAAGCAGCGAAGCTGTTGCTCCGAATGCTACCGTTGAGGTATCAGCTCCCGAAGATACCCCCACTACTACTGTGCAAGAAGGCGAAAGCCGCGAAGAAGCACAGCAGCGTGACGAAGAAGCTGCTTCGTAAGCAACTACTTCGAAATGAAAAGGACTGGCATCAAGCCAGTCCTTTTTTGTTGATAGTCTATAAGCGACAAACCAAGAGAAGCGGACTACCCTACCGATATTTCTTACCTTGGGCCACCAAACTTCTCATCAATCGCTATGCATAGCCGCTGGTGAGAGCTACCCTACCACTTTTCAACCTCTCATAATCTTTCACATCATGAGCATTATCACCTCCATCCACGCCCGGCAAATTTTTGATTCGCGCGGCAATCCTACCGTGGAAGTAGACGTGACAACTGATTCTGGCGCGACTGGCCGGGCTGCTGTGCCCTCAGGTGCTAGCACAGGTAAGCACGAAGCCGTAGAGCTGCGCGACGACGATAAGTCAAAATACGTAGGCAAGGGCGTGCTGAAGGCCGTAGACAACGTAAATACCAAGATTGCGGAAGAGCTGATTGGTTTCTCGGTATATGAGCAAGCCTTGCTCGACAAAATTATGCGGGAGCTAGATGGTACGCCAAATAAGGCAAACCTGGGTGCTAACGCTATTCTGGGTGTATCGTTGGCAGCTGCTCGTGCAGCGGCGCAAGATGCCGGTATGCCGCTCTACCGTTATGTAGGTGGGGTAGGGGCCAACACGCTGCCCGTACCGATGATGAATATCCTGAACGGTGGCTCGCACGCCGACAACTCTATTGACTTCCAAGAGTTCATGATTATGCCCGTAGGTGCACCATCATTCTCGGAAGCACTGCGTTGGGGTACTGAAATCTTCCACAGCTTGAAAAACGTGCTCAAGAAGCAAGGTCTTAGCACCAACGTAGGTGATGAAGGCGGCTTTGCGCCCAACATCAAATCCAACGAAGACGCTATTAAGGTGGTGTTGCAGGCCATCGAAACGGCTGGCTACAAGCCTGGCGACGACGTGATGATTGCCATGGATGCCGCTGCATCGGAATTCTACTCTGATGGTCATTACCACTTCAAGAAGAGCACTGGCGATAAGCTGACTTCTTCGGAGATGGTAGCGTACTGGACCGACTGGACCAAGAAGTACCCCATCATCAGCATTGAGGATGGTATGGACGAGGACGACTGGAGTGGCTGGAAGAGCCTGACTGAGAGCATCGGCTCGACTACCCAACTGGTAGGCGACGACCTGTTCGTGACCAACGTAGAGCGTTTGCAGCGTGGTATCGACGAGCAGATTGCTAATGCTATCCTGATTAAGGTAAATCAGATTGGTACCCTCACCGAGACGATTGACGCCGTGAACCTGGGCCGCCGCAACGGATACAAGAGCATCATGTCGCACCGCTCGGGCGAAACAGAGGACAGCACTATTGCTGACCTGGCTGTGGCACTGAACACGGGGCAAATCAAGACGGGTTCGGCTTCACGTTCCGACCGGATGGCCAAGTACAACCAACTGCTCCGCATTGAGGAGGAACTGGGCGAAACGGCTTATTTCCCCGGCAAGAAAATGTAAAGCAGCGATTTTGCTGAATAGGCTGATAAAGAGAATGGCACCGTTGCTTTCGAGCGGCGGTGCTGTTTTTGTTGTGAGCGGTATCAACTGAAATCTTGATATTTGTGGTAGGTGCCCGCTCTATGAGGTTTCCTACCCTTACTGACCAGTTGCTATGAGTTTACTTGACGTATTTCATCGTGTGCCGCGCTTTCTGCGCAGTTTCTACTTTCTGGCAGGGATGGGCTTTCTGGTGTGGATGTTCGTCTTCGATGCCAATGACTTGGTGAAGCAATATGATATGTATGCCAAATGGCGTGATCTGCAAACCGAGCGCGACTACTACCTCAAGAATATTGAGCAAGTGAAGCAAGACCGCGCCGAGCTATTGAGCAGCCCCGAATTGCTGGAGAAGTTTGCTCGCGAAAAATACATCATGAAGCGGCCAGGAGAAGACGTGTTTATCTTAGTGCCACAAGAAGACGAATAAGACGCAAAAGCCGGTGCTGCCCAACGCAGCACCGGCTTTTGCAGTAACAGAGTCATGATCTATTTTACCCAACAGCAGCGAGCAGCTTTTTTTACCTTTTTATTCATCGTCTGCGGCGGTTTACTATTGGCAGCAGGTCTGCCACCTAAAAAAACGTCGCAGGTGCAACTAACGCGAAAATTCCTGTTGACGGTGCTGCAAGGCAAATACCGTGATGCCTACCCACTCCTAACGTCTGAAACTCGACAACATCTGACAA from Hymenobacter aerilatus harbors:
- a CDS encoding DNA-directed RNA polymerase subunit alpha, producing the protein MSILAFQMPEKVVMEKSDDFYGTFEFKPLEKGYGVTIGNALRRILLSSLEGYAITSVRTSSVLHEFMTIEGVIEDMSEIILNLKQVRFKKVSDAIEDKITVRIKGQETFSAGDINNFTSGFQVLNPDLVICHVDPGTELEFEFTIQKGRGYVPAEENKPTDQVFGQIAIDAIFTPIKNVKYSIENTRVEQKTDYERLLVEIQTDGSIHPEEALKGAANILIQHFMLFSDNTMTFESAKPEEEETVDEETLHMRKVLKTPLADMDLSVRAYNCLKAADIKTLGDLVQLDMSDMMKFRNFGKKSLTELENLVEEKGLTFGMDLGKYRLDED
- the eno gene encoding phosphopyruvate hydratase, with the protein product MSIITSIHARQIFDSRGNPTVEVDVTTDSGATGRAAVPSGASTGKHEAVELRDDDKSKYVGKGVLKAVDNVNTKIAEELIGFSVYEQALLDKIMRELDGTPNKANLGANAILGVSLAAARAAAQDAGMPLYRYVGGVGANTLPVPMMNILNGGSHADNSIDFQEFMIMPVGAPSFSEALRWGTEIFHSLKNVLKKQGLSTNVGDEGGFAPNIKSNEDAIKVVLQAIETAGYKPGDDVMIAMDAAASEFYSDGHYHFKKSTGDKLTSSEMVAYWTDWTKKYPIISIEDGMDEDDWSGWKSLTESIGSTTQLVGDDLFVTNVERLQRGIDEQIANAILIKVNQIGTLTETIDAVNLGRRNGYKSIMSHRSGETEDSTIADLAVALNTGQIKTGSASRSDRMAKYNQLLRIEEELGETAYFPGKKM
- a CDS encoding FtsB family cell division protein is translated as MSLLDVFHRVPRFLRSFYFLAGMGFLVWMFVFDANDLVKQYDMYAKWRDLQTERDYYLKNIEQVKQDRAELLSSPELLEKFAREKYIMKRPGEDVFILVPQEDE
- the rplQ gene encoding 50S ribosomal protein L17, with protein sequence MRHGKSINHLGRTTSHRNAMLSNMAVSLIQYKRLTTTVAKAKALRQFVEPLLTKAKNDTTHSRRTVFATLQNKEAIKELFGDVAAKIGSRPGGYTRIIKLSQNRLGDNAEVCIIELVDYNETLLEAKNAGEAKTTTRRSRRGGKKAADATSATEVSSEAVAPNATVEVSAPEDTPTTTVQEGESREEAQQRDEEAAS